Proteins encoded by one window of Cydia fagiglandana chromosome Z, ilCydFagi1.1, whole genome shotgun sequence:
- the LOC134678827 gene encoding uncharacterized protein LOC134678827, whose product MRIVSIRGDGNCLFRSIAYCVYHNQERHREVRMKVIDTVVKNWHRYKDFIIGDRSYGCGIQSADDYYRLMARDGEYAGHVELHSASEIYRDYTFKVHRNGCGRTIDYGHGPVERHLLFSGYFDAGHYSVLEY is encoded by the coding sequence ATGCGTATCGTCTCAATCCGCGGCGATGGCAACTGCCTCTTCCGCTCGATCGCCTACTGCGTCTACCACAACCAGGAGCGTCACAGAGAAGTCCGCATGAAGGTCATAGACACCGTAGTCAAAAACTGGCACAGATACAAGGACTTCATAATAGGAGACCGGTCCTACGGCTGCGGGATACAGAGCGCAGATGACTACTACCGTCTCATGGCCAGAGACGGTGAATACGCAGGCCATGTCGAGCTTCACTCCGCCAGCGAGATATATAGAGACTACACGTTCAAAGTGCACAGAAACGGGTGCGGCAGAACTATTGATTATGGACATGGCCCTGTGGAGAGGCATTTGCTGTTCTCCGGGTATTTTGACGCGGGGCATTATAGCGTTTTGGAATATTAG